In one Rhodococcus sp. B50 genomic region, the following are encoded:
- the marP gene encoding acid resistance serine protease MarP, translating into MTGSGWIDLIIVVIVLIAASSGLRQGAVASALAFLGVLLGAVAGILIAPHVLVHIDDARMRILAGIALIVVLVVIGEVAGMVLGRAARSGIHSPGARAVDSVVGAGLQSVAVLVAAWLLAIPLTATTQPAVSAAVRGSQVLGTVDAAAPDWMRAIPNEFSALLDTSGLPDVIGPFGRTPIAEVEVPDGALLEGSVPARLQTSVLRINGVAPSCQKALEGSGFVVAPERVMTNAHVVAGTAAVTVDTERGPLDATVVLFDPEVDVAILAVPGLTAQPLAFASEAAESGDDAIVLGYPGGGPYTASAARIRETLDLQGPDIYRGGTVEREVYTVRGTIRQGNSGGPLVDPSGNVLGMVFGAAVDDTDTGFVLTGAEVSRQLAMAGGNQPVATGACIV; encoded by the coding sequence ATGACCGGATCGGGCTGGATCGATCTGATCATCGTGGTGATCGTCCTGATCGCCGCGTCCTCCGGGCTCCGGCAGGGAGCAGTCGCTTCGGCACTGGCATTTCTGGGCGTGCTGCTCGGTGCCGTCGCGGGCATCCTCATCGCCCCGCACGTGCTCGTGCACATCGACGACGCGCGCATGCGCATCCTGGCAGGGATCGCTCTGATCGTGGTGCTGGTCGTGATCGGCGAGGTGGCCGGCATGGTGCTCGGCCGTGCCGCGCGCAGCGGCATCCACAGTCCGGGCGCGCGGGCGGTGGACAGTGTCGTCGGCGCCGGTCTCCAGTCGGTCGCGGTGCTCGTCGCCGCGTGGCTGCTCGCCATCCCCCTGACCGCCACGACCCAGCCTGCTGTCTCCGCGGCTGTTCGGGGATCCCAGGTGCTCGGGACGGTCGACGCTGCCGCTCCCGACTGGATGCGTGCCATCCCCAACGAGTTCTCGGCTCTGCTCGACACGTCGGGTCTGCCCGATGTGATCGGACCGTTCGGGCGCACCCCGATCGCCGAGGTGGAAGTACCCGACGGCGCTCTGCTCGAAGGATCGGTGCCGGCCCGGCTGCAGACGAGCGTGCTGCGCATCAACGGTGTCGCGCCCAGCTGTCAGAAGGCGCTCGAAGGGTCCGGCTTCGTCGTGGCACCCGAACGGGTGATGACGAATGCGCACGTCGTCGCAGGAACCGCGGCGGTGACCGTCGATACGGAGCGTGGCCCGCTCGACGCGACGGTCGTGCTGTTCGACCCGGAAGTGGACGTCGCGATCCTGGCGGTGCCGGGACTGACCGCGCAACCGCTCGCCTTCGCGTCGGAGGCCGCGGAGTCGGGTGACGATGCGATCGTGCTCGGCTACCCGGGTGGCGGGCCGTATACGGCGAGCGCGGCGCGAATCCGCGAGACACTCGATCTGCAGGGCCCGGACATCTACCGCGGCGGCACCGTCGAGCGCGAGGTGTACACGGTGCGTGGCACGATCCGTCAGGGCAATTCGGGTGGTCCGCTGGTCGACCCGTCCGGCAACGTCCTCGGGATGGTCTTCGGGGCGGCGGTCGACGACACCGACACCGGCTTCGTTCTCACCGGTGCAGAGGTGAGCCGCCAGCTGGCGATGGCCGGAGGGAATCAGCCGGTCGCGACCGGCGCCTGCATCGTCTGA
- a CDS encoding NUDIX hydrolase, whose translation MIPEWLRRVASASPTDPHGLNPILNRRAPRDARVRQASVLVLFGGSPAADPIARGGLPADADVLLTQRAATLRQHSGQVAFPGGAADPEDYGAIHTALREAEEETGLDPSGIRPLAVLPELFIPPSGFDVTPVVAYWETPSPVGVVDPQEATRVVRVSLHELLDPDNRFQVRHRLGYQGPAFQVDGMLVWGFTAGVLAGLFAVSGWEIEWDHHDVRDLDVVLTELETGVVES comes from the coding sequence GTGATCCCCGAATGGCTCCGGCGTGTCGCCTCGGCGTCCCCGACCGACCCGCACGGTCTCAACCCGATCCTGAACCGCCGCGCACCCCGCGACGCGCGGGTACGGCAGGCCTCGGTGCTGGTGTTGTTCGGCGGGTCGCCGGCGGCCGATCCGATCGCTCGCGGCGGGCTTCCCGCCGACGCCGACGTCCTGCTCACCCAGCGCGCCGCGACGTTGAGGCAGCACAGCGGACAGGTGGCCTTCCCCGGAGGTGCCGCCGACCCCGAGGACTACGGGGCCATCCACACCGCGCTGCGCGAGGCAGAAGAGGAGACGGGCCTGGACCCCTCCGGGATCCGGCCGCTCGCCGTACTGCCCGAACTGTTCATCCCGCCTTCCGGCTTCGATGTGACACCGGTGGTCGCCTACTGGGAGACCCCGAGCCCCGTCGGTGTGGTGGATCCGCAGGAGGCGACGCGCGTGGTCCGGGTGTCGTTGCACGAGTTGCTCGACCCCGACAACCGTTTCCAGGTCCGCCATCGGCTGGGGTATCAGGGTCCGGCCTTCCAGGTGGACGGGATGCTGGTCTGGGGTTTCACCGCGGGCGTGCTTGCGGGTCTGTTCGCGGTGTCGGGGTGGGAGATCGAGTGGGATCACCACGATGTCCGTGATCTGGACGTCGTGCTCACCGAACTGGAGACGGGGGTGGTCGAATCATGA
- a CDS encoding TlpA family protein disulfide reductase, with product MRPSTAGRWSLAALVVVLALIVAIWPRDRDDTPPTTGSGPTMPSAASADRRPQDDAQALAPLREAAALTPCPQPDASSSAAGPLAGLVFECVGDGSSVDLAAALAGRPAVVNLWAWWCAPCAEELPVLEEYAARAGETVTVVTVHTDLNESNALGRLADYGVRLPGVQDGSGRVQAAVGAPAVLPVTVLLRADGSVAAVLPIPFRSADEVASVVEEHLGVAA from the coding sequence GTGCGTCCTTCCACAGCAGGCCGTTGGAGCCTGGCAGCACTCGTCGTCGTCCTCGCGTTGATCGTGGCGATCTGGCCGCGCGACCGCGACGACACTCCGCCCACCACCGGGTCGGGGCCGACCATGCCGTCGGCCGCGTCCGCCGACCGGCGTCCCCAGGACGACGCGCAGGCCCTCGCGCCTCTGCGTGAGGCGGCGGCGTTGACCCCGTGTCCGCAGCCGGACGCGTCCTCCTCTGCGGCCGGTCCACTCGCCGGACTGGTCTTCGAGTGCGTGGGCGACGGATCCTCCGTCGACCTCGCGGCCGCCCTGGCCGGCAGGCCCGCCGTGGTGAACCTGTGGGCGTGGTGGTGCGCACCCTGCGCCGAGGAGCTGCCGGTACTCGAGGAGTACGCCGCCCGGGCGGGGGAGACGGTCACCGTCGTCACCGTCCACACCGACCTCAACGAGTCGAACGCCCTCGGCAGGCTCGCCGACTACGGCGTGCGGCTGCCGGGTGTCCAGGACGGTTCGGGTCGTGTGCAGGCCGCGGTCGGCGCGCCCGCCGTCCTTCCCGTGACGGTGCTGCTCCGCGCCGACGGATCGGTCGCCGCGGTGCTCCCCATCCCGTTCCGGTCCGCCGACGAGGTCGCCTCGGTCGTCGAGGAACATCTGGGGGTGGCCGCGTGA
- the nth gene encoding endonuclease III: protein MDQVHATQSESPETAPRRVNGKARGPESRLALVRRARRMNRRLAEAFPHVYCELDFTNPLELAVATILSAQCTDVRVNQVTPALFARYPDARAYAEADRAELEEYIRSTGFYRNKANSLIGLGQALLERHDGEVPACLKDLVALPGIGRKTANVILGNAFDVPGITVDTHFQRLVRRWKWTEETDPVKIEHAVGALIERKEWTLLSHRVIFHGRRVCHARKPACGVCVLAKDCPSYGTGPTDPQIAAALVKGPETEHLLELAGR, encoded by the coding sequence GTGGACCAGGTGCATGCCACCCAGTCCGAGAGCCCCGAGACGGCCCCGCGCCGAGTGAACGGAAAGGCTCGCGGACCGGAGTCGCGCCTCGCCCTCGTCCGTCGCGCACGCCGGATGAACCGGCGCCTTGCCGAAGCATTTCCGCACGTCTACTGCGAGCTGGACTTCACGAACCCCCTCGAGCTCGCCGTCGCCACGATCCTGTCGGCACAGTGCACGGATGTGCGGGTCAACCAGGTGACGCCCGCTCTGTTCGCCCGCTATCCGGACGCCCGCGCCTACGCCGAGGCGGACCGCGCCGAGCTCGAGGAGTACATCCGCTCGACCGGCTTCTACCGCAACAAGGCCAACTCGCTGATCGGACTCGGACAGGCGTTGCTCGAACGTCACGACGGTGAGGTACCCGCCTGCCTGAAGGATCTCGTCGCGCTGCCCGGCATCGGGCGCAAGACCGCCAACGTCATCCTCGGCAACGCCTTCGATGTGCCGGGTATCACCGTCGACACCCATTTCCAGCGGCTCGTGCGCCGATGGAAATGGACCGAGGAGACCGATCCGGTCAAGATCGAGCACGCGGTGGGTGCGCTCATCGAACGCAAGGAGTGGACGCTGCTGTCGCACCGGGTGATCTTCCACGGCCGGCGGGTGTGCCATGCCCGCAAGCCCGCGTGCGGGGTGTGTGTGCTCGCGAAGGACTGCCCGTCCTACGGGACCGGGCCCACCGATCCGCAGATCGCGGCCGCGCTGGTGAAGGGACCGGAGACCGAGCACCTGCTCGAGCTGGCCGGGCGGTGA